The window CTCATCCATGGATGAATACTACAAAAGTAATAGTATGTGTTCTTTGAATCAAACTTGTAATTCCATGTTTGACCTGCTTGGATAAATCCAGAATCAAAACTATTTCCAAGATCTGTTACAGTATGAATTATTTGATCATCATTTTTCCACGTAACAGTTGTACCAGACGACACCTTGATGACCGATGGTGAAAATGCTTTTGTGGATTGATATTGCCAAGTATCAGCCAGTATTGATACTTGATCTGTTTGTACTGCAGAGTTTTCAAGATTTACTCCTTGATACCACTGACTTCTCATCTGTTGCATAAACTGTGGATCTCTCATCATCATCCAAGGTCCCATGTATTGTTGCTGAAAGTTTGGATTATTCATCATAGTACTCATCATGTTATTCATAAATTGTGGATTGTTCATCATTGGACCCATCATGTCATTCATCATGTTTGGATTGTTCATCATATTTCCCATCATCCAATTTCCAAATTGGGGGTTTTGCATCATCATGCCCGTCATCTGATTCATCATGTTTGGATTGTTCATCATAGTCCCCATCCATTGATTCATCATATTTGGATTATTTGTCATGGTGTTCATCCAGTTGTTCATAGCTTGAGGGTTATTCATCATGGTTTGGTGCCACTGTGTCATTTGTTTTGGATCATTCATCATTTGTTGCATTTGTTGAGGCGTCATGTTAGAATAGTTTGGTTGGCCTAACTGTAAAACTGCATATCCAATACCCAAACCTGCAAAAAACACACCAACTATAATTCCAATTAGAATTGGATTACTCACCATGTAGATTCTGGTTTCACATTTGCATATAATCTCATATACAATTTTCAATATTGATTCTACAGAATGAGAGAAACTTGTCCTATACACAAAGATGTAGAACTAATACATACAAACTTCCAAATGGAAATACTTTGTACCCATCTATTCCTAGAACAAAATTTGTCATAGTATAACATCTATCTTAAATGATCCTATTTGATTTTTCTGTGTTATTCTGCAAAAATTATCAATATTATTAAAAACAATTGTTGTGCATTTGAACACCGCATTTCTATAATATTTTTAAAAAAATCGAATTTTTAATGACTAGAACAATACATCTAATGTCAATATTTGTAGTCGCTGGAATTCTAATCGGTTCTTTATCTGTTAGCTCCAGTGTTTTTGCAACTTATGACAAGGAAGGCCATACTGATCAAAGTGGGCAAAGCAGTTCAAATGCCAATTTGTATGTGAATTCACTTTCTTTTGACTTTTCAGACATATCTGGCCTTGATAGTTGTGATGCTCACCCAGCACCTTGTATTTTGTTGAATCCGCTTGATTCCAGTGATCTCAATGAAGTGTTCATTGCTGATCCTGCACTTCTAAACACACGAACATTAGTTGCTGTAAATGTCAACGAGAAAGATAACTTTCCAACAAATTCCACAGCAAGTGAGATTAAAGACATTTTTGAGTATCCTGAATGCTATATCGTAACACTTGCAAAATTCAACGATATCAACGGTGTATTCATTGAATGCAATAAGATTGATGATGGAATAATTGATGTGACATATTCATTTACAGATCCTAAAGATGATGATGCTCGTGATGATGACCATGAAGAGGATCATGGTGATGATTACAAGAATAATCATTGGGACAATTCCGACAAAAAGGACAGTTACAAAGACATGAACTACAAAAACAGTCATAAAGACAAATAACTCCTTTTCTTTTTTTACTAGCAAAATTTGTGACATTTCTCAACCTCTGTCTATAATCCCCGCGTGTTATGTCACTGAATCAATTTGAACCATCAAAATGAATTTAAAAATAAAAGGCACATTTCTTGTATATCATGCCTACACCTACTAGTAGTTGTAAAAAACATGTCTTGTCAAGTTAATGTAATATTATTTTATTAAGTATTAATTTTGTATTTTTCCAATAACACTTGTTTTATCTCTCTTTGATCAAAGGGCTTACAAATTATTGCTGTTATTCTAAGTTCTCTTAATTGCTTTTCAGTCTCTTCTGAGACATCTGCTGTAACTGCAACAATTTTTGCATTAGGATCAAACTCTCTGATTTTTTTAATACCATAAAACCCGTCTGTGTTGGGCATCATAATATCTGTAAATACAAGTTCAGGTCTATATTTCATATATAGTGAAATAGCATCATTCCCATCATGTCCTATGGCAAGTACATCTAATCCCATAAGTTCCAAAAGATCTGAGAATACTTTTGTAGTATTCAAATCATCATCAATTACAATACATGTAATCATGATTCTAGCAAATTAGATTATTATTTAAACAGAGATCAAATACGATTTAAAAAAACGTATCGGGTTTTATTTATCTCACAAAGATTATGAGTTTAATAAGCAACACTTGATGAAAGTCATGATGTACACTAATGAAAAAATTAAATTAATTATTGGTTTTTTGATTATTCTATCAATTGTTGTAATTTACGAGCTATCAGTTAGCGAGATAAAAAAAATGCCATTGGACTATCATCTTATTTCTGAACATGAGGGGAATGATCGCATATTGGAACATTTTGAAGGAGGTTTATCAGAACCGTTTTTGATAAGAGAAACTCTGAGACAAAACGTTATTGATGTAAATAATGATATTTTAGAAATTAAAGCGACAATTGTAGGTATTGATCCTTCTACAAACAATGTGGTCTTTAACAGTGAACAATCATTCTCTGTAGATCGAACCACTAGAAAGCATTCACAATCAAATGATTATTTTGCATTTCCTCCAAATGTTCAGAAACAAAATTATGAATTTATCCATCCCATGATTTTCACAAAAGCGACTTTTGTCTTTGATAAAATAAGTCATATTGGAGATCTTGAAGTGTATAACTTCTCTTGCAAATACAGTGGCACTGACGTTTCTGCATCATTTCCTCAATTCCCTGCAAAAAGGATACTTTCAGATGGAAAATGCATGGTTTCTGTAGAGCCAGTTACAGGCATGGTTGTATATTTTTCAAAACAATGGGATGACTATTTTGTAGATGATGGAAAAAGAGGTACTCAAGTAGAACTTGGAGGTAAGCAAACAACAGAATACTCTAAATCAATATTGGTAAATGATGCAAAATCCACCAAATCTATCTATCACTTTTTTGATGTAATCTTACCAATCATGATTGCAATAATTGGAGTTATTGTTTTACTTGTAGTGATTCTCTTTGAGAAAACAAGAAATCAAACTAAAATGATCATTCAAGCACAAAATGATTTGATAAAAAAAGAAAAACTGTCTGTAATTGGAGAATTAACTGCACGAATATCACACGATTTACGAAATCCCTTGAGTGTGATCAAACTAGCTGTCGACAACATGGAATCCAGAATAAGCAAAAAACTGGATCCAAAGATAGAAGAATACATTCCAGTGATAAATGATTCATTATCACGAATTAACTATCAAATTAATCAGGTGCTTGGTTTTGTCAAGACTACCAACATAGACATGAAGCTTGTCTCAATTTTAAAAATTCTGGAAGAATCAATTAAACACACAAACATTCCAGATAACATAATACTTACTTTGCCTGAAAAGGATTTTTCTTTGATTGCAAATAGAATACAATTAGAGGCTGCGTTTAGCAATATTTTATCAAATTCAGTTGATGCCATTGGTCAAAGTAATGGAAAAATTACAATTCGAGCAAGAAACGAAAAAGACCAAATAATTTTAGAATTTGAGGATTCGGGAGATGGAATAGCAAAAGAAAATATTGAAAAAATATTTGAACCATTATTTACAACAAAACAAAAAGGAACAGGATTGGGGCTTGCTAGTGTAAAATCAATTATTGACACACATGGAGGAAAGATATCTGTAAAATCCCCACCAACTGTTTTTACTATTACCCTTCCACAAAATCATGAAACTAAATGAAAAATCAACTATTCTTTTAATATTCTAAAAAGCGTTTGATTTGGGTGAAATAAAGTAAAATTTATGCGTAGCCAACTTTCAGTCAACAATTCTTGGCGTGCAAACCAATTATTTTCATACAAAGAATTTTCAGCATTAAATGTTTGGTTAAATCACATAGGCATCAAATAAAGTTGAAAAAATGAATTAAGATGATTTTCTTAATTTTGCAGCACTAATAGCACCTACTGCGGTAATAACTGAAGCAATCACAGCAGTCCATTGCAAGAAGGAATTATCTTGTTCTGATTTAGTATCAACTGTAGGGATAATATCAGGGCAACCGTCTGAGTCTTGGAATCCGTTAATTGTTTCAGCTTGGGTTGGACAAGAATCAATAGAATCTGGTATGCCGTCACTGTCAGTATCAGTTGGTTGAGCTACATCTGGACAACCGTCTGAGTCTTGGAATCCGTTG is drawn from Candidatus Nitrosarchaeum limnium SFB1 and contains these coding sequences:
- a CDS encoding blue (type1) copper domain-containing protein yields the protein MVSNPILIGIIVGVFFAGLGIGYAVLQLGQPNYSNMTPQQMQQMMNDPKQMTQWHQTMMNNPQAMNNWMNTMTNNPNMMNQWMGTMMNNPNMMNQMTGMMMQNPQFGNWMMGNMMNNPNMMNDMMGPMMNNPQFMNNMMSTMMNNPNFQQQYMGPWMMMRDPQFMQQMRSQWYQGVNLENSAVQTDQVSILADTWQYQSTKAFSPSVIKVSSGTTVTWKNDDQIIHTVTDLGNSFDSGFIQAGQTWNYKFDSKNTYYYFCSIHPWMRGAIIVS
- a CDS encoding response regulator receiver protein, whose amino-acid sequence is MITCIVIDDDLNTTKVFSDLLELMGLDVLAIGHDGNDAISLYMKYRPELVFTDIMMPNTDGFYGIKKIREFDPNAKIVAVTADVSEETEKQLRELRITAIICKPFDQREIKQVLLEKYKINT
- a CDS encoding histidine kinase; this translates as MKVMMYTNEKIKLIIGFLIILSIVVIYELSVSEIKKMPLDYHLISEHEGNDRILEHFEGGLSEPFLIRETLRQNVIDVNNDILEIKATIVGIDPSTNNVVFNSEQSFSVDRTTRKHSQSNDYFAFPPNVQKQNYEFIHPMIFTKATFVFDKISHIGDLEVYNFSCKYSGTDVSASFPQFPAKRILSDGKCMVSVEPVTGMVVYFSKQWDDYFVDDGKRGTQVELGGKQTTEYSKSILVNDAKSTKSIYHFFDVILPIMIAIIGVIVLLVVILFEKTRNQTKMIIQAQNDLIKKEKLSVIGELTARISHDLRNPLSVIKLAVDNMESRISKKLDPKIEEYIPVINDSLSRINYQINQVLGFVKTTNIDMKLVSILKILEESIKHTNIPDNIILTLPEKDFSLIANRIQLEAAFSNILSNSVDAIGQSNGKITIRARNEKDQIILEFEDSGDGIAKENIEKIFEPLFTTKQKGTGLGLASVKSIIDTHGGKISVKSPPTVFTITLPQNHETK